In Paraburkholderia phenazinium, the following are encoded in one genomic region:
- the prfB gene encoding peptide chain release factor 2 (programmed frameshift) gives MEAERLNAIEASLADLRRRAGELRGYLDYDDKALRLIEVNRELEDPNVWNDSKHAQALGREKKLLDDVVGKLTSLDNDLRDAQDLFGMAREEADEETLLACESDAAGLESRVGDMEFRRMFSNAADPNNAFLDIQAGAGGTEACDWASMLLRQYLRYCERKGFKTEVLEQTDGDVAGIKNATIKIEGEYAYGFLRTETGVHRLVRKSPFDSSGGRHTSFSSVFVYPEIDDSIEVDINPADLRIDTYRASGAGGQHINKTDSAVRITHMPSGIVVQCQNDRSQHRNRAEAMAMLKSRLYEAEIRKRQAEQDKLEAGKTDVGWGHQIRSYVLDNSRIKDLRTNVEISNTKSVLDGDLDPFISASLKQGI, from the exons ATGGAAGCGGAACGTCTCAACGCGATCGAAGCCTCTCTGGCCGACCTGCGCCGTCGCGCGGGCGAGCTACGGGGGTATCTT GACTACGACGACAAAGCACTGCGTCTAATCGAAGTCAACCGGGAACTCGAAGACCCGAACGTCTGGAACGACTCGAAGCATGCCCAGGCCCTCGGCCGGGAAAAGAAGCTGCTCGACGACGTCGTCGGCAAACTCACCTCGCTCGACAACGACCTGCGCGACGCGCAGGACCTGTTCGGCATGGCGCGCGAAGAAGCCGACGAGGAAACCCTCCTCGCCTGCGAAAGCGACGCAGCCGGCCTGGAGTCGCGCGTGGGCGATATGGAATTCCGCCGCATGTTCTCGAACGCCGCGGACCCGAACAACGCGTTCCTCGACATCCAGGCAGGCGCCGGCGGCACCGAAGCGTGCGACTGGGCCTCGATGCTGCTGCGCCAGTACCTGCGCTACTGCGAGCGCAAGGGCTTCAAGACCGAAGTGCTGGAACAGACCGACGGCGACGTCGCCGGCATCAAGAACGCCACCATCAAGATCGAAGGCGAATACGCCTATGGCTTCCTGCGTACCGAAACCGGCGTGCACCGCCTCGTGCGCAAGTCGCCGTTCGACTCGTCGGGCGGTCGCCATACGTCGTTCTCGTCGGTGTTCGTGTACCCGGAAATCGACGACTCGATCGAAGTGGACATCAACCCGGCCGATCTGCGCATCGACACGTACCGCGCGTCCGGCGCGGGCGGTCAGCACATCAACAAGACCGACTCCGCGGTGCGGATTACGCACATGCCGTCGGGCATCGTCGTGCAGTGCCAGAACGACCGTTCGCAGCACCGCAACCGCGCCGAAGCCATGGCCATGCTGAAATCGCGCCTGTACGAAGCGGAAATCCGCAAACGTCAGGCCGAGCAGGACAAGCTCGAAGCCGGCAAGACCGATGTGGGCTGGGGTCACCAGATCCGTTCGTACGTGCTGGACAACAGCCGCATCAAGGATCTGCGTACCAACGTCGAAATCAGCAATACCAAGAGCGTGCTCGATGGCGACCTCGACCCGTTCATCAGCGCCAGCCTGAAACAGGGCATCTAA
- the iscU gene encoding Fe-S cluster assembly scaffold IscU, whose amino-acid sequence MAYSDKVLDHYENPRNVGSFAKDDDAVGTGMVGAPACGDVMKLQIRVGADGIIEDAKFKTYGCGSAIASSSLVTEWVKGKTLDQAMSIKNTQIAEELALPPVKIHCSILAEDAIKAAVADYKQRHGETAEAGEKQQAA is encoded by the coding sequence ATGGCTTATAGCGACAAGGTTCTGGACCACTACGAAAATCCGCGCAACGTGGGTTCCTTCGCCAAGGACGACGATGCAGTGGGTACCGGCATGGTCGGCGCGCCGGCTTGCGGCGACGTGATGAAGCTGCAGATCCGCGTAGGTGCGGACGGCATCATCGAAGACGCGAAGTTCAAGACGTACGGCTGCGGCTCGGCGATCGCCTCGAGCTCGCTCGTCACCGAATGGGTGAAGGGCAAGACGCTCGATCAGGCCATGTCGATCAAGAACACGCAGATCGCCGAAGAACTCGCGCTGCCGCCGGTCAAGATCCACTGCTCGATCCTCGCGGAAGACGCGATCAAGGCCGCGGTTGCCGATTACAAGCAGCGTCACGGCGAAACCGCAGAAGCGGGCGAAAAGCAGCAGGCTGCTTAA
- the hscB gene encoding Fe-S protein assembly co-chaperone HscB, with amino-acid sequence MASLNDSHFALFDLPEQYTLDANALDHAYRTVQSQVHPDRFAAAGEAQKRIAMQWATRTNEAYQTLRDPLKRATYLLSLRGIDVGAENNTAMEPAFLMQQMEWREGIEDAAAAKNVDALDALLAELRDEERVRFTKLGALLDSGANQGAGEAVRQLMFIERVAAEIGTQIERLDT; translated from the coding sequence ATGGCCTCGCTGAACGATAGCCACTTCGCCCTGTTCGACCTGCCGGAGCAATACACGCTCGACGCCAACGCGCTCGACCATGCGTATCGCACGGTGCAGTCGCAGGTGCATCCCGACCGCTTCGCCGCAGCCGGCGAAGCGCAAAAACGGATCGCGATGCAATGGGCGACGCGCACCAACGAGGCGTACCAGACCCTGCGCGATCCGCTAAAGCGCGCCACGTATCTGCTGTCGCTGCGCGGCATCGATGTCGGCGCCGAGAACAACACGGCCATGGAGCCGGCGTTCCTGATGCAGCAGATGGAGTGGCGCGAAGGCATTGAAGACGCCGCGGCGGCGAAGAACGTCGACGCGCTCGATGCCTTGCTCGCCGAACTGCGCGACGAGGAGCGGGTGCGTTTCACGAAACTCGGCGCCTTGCTCGATAGCGGGGCGAATCAGGGCGCAGGCGAGGCAGTGCGGCAGTTGATGTTTATCGAGCGGGTCGCGGCGGAAATCGGCACGCAGATCGAACGGCTCGACACCTGA
- the lysS gene encoding lysine--tRNA ligase, whose protein sequence is MTEPIQTNAAPEGDENKIIAERREKLRELREHGVAYPNDFRPTHHAEDLQVQYAETDKEALEANPLEVAVAGRMMLKRVMGKASFATVRDGSGQIQFFITPADVGQETYDAFKKWDMGDIVAARGVLFRTNKGELSVRCTELRLLSKSLRPLPDKFHGLADQEMKYRQRYVDLIVTPETRKTFVARTRAMSSIRKFMAEADFMEVETPMLHPIPGGAAAKPFVTHHNALDMQMFLRIAPELYLKRLVVGGFERVFEINRNFRNEGVSVRHNPEFTMIEFYAAYTDYQWLMDFTEQLIRQAAIDALGTATISYQGRELDLAKPFHRLTITQAIQKYAPHYTDAQLADAAFLRPELKKFGVDASQPQFLNAGVGALQLALFEETAESQLWEPTYIIDYPVEVSPLARASDTMAGITERFELFITGREIANGFSELNDPEDQAARFKKQVDQKDAGDEEAMFYDSDYIRALEYGMPPAGGCGIGIDRLIMLLTDSPSIRDVILFPHLRRED, encoded by the coding sequence ATGACCGAACCGATCCAGACGAACGCCGCGCCCGAGGGGGACGAAAACAAGATCATCGCCGAGCGCCGCGAAAAGCTGCGCGAGCTGCGTGAACACGGCGTCGCTTACCCGAACGATTTCCGCCCCACGCATCACGCCGAAGATCTGCAGGTGCAATACGCCGAGACCGACAAGGAAGCACTCGAAGCGAATCCGCTCGAAGTCGCCGTGGCCGGCCGCATGATGTTGAAGCGCGTGATGGGCAAGGCAAGTTTCGCCACCGTGCGCGACGGTTCGGGTCAGATCCAGTTCTTCATCACACCGGCCGACGTCGGCCAGGAAACCTACGACGCGTTCAAGAAGTGGGACATGGGCGACATCGTCGCCGCGCGCGGCGTGCTGTTCCGTACCAACAAGGGCGAGCTGTCGGTGCGTTGTACCGAACTGCGCCTGCTGTCGAAGTCGCTGCGTCCGCTGCCGGACAAGTTCCACGGCCTCGCCGACCAGGAAATGAAGTACCGTCAGCGTTATGTCGACCTCATCGTCACGCCGGAAACGCGCAAGACTTTCGTGGCGCGCACCAGGGCGATGTCGTCGATCCGCAAGTTCATGGCCGAAGCCGACTTCATGGAAGTCGAAACGCCGATGCTGCACCCGATCCCGGGCGGCGCGGCGGCCAAGCCCTTCGTCACGCATCACAACGCGCTCGACATGCAGATGTTCCTGCGCATCGCACCGGAGCTGTACCTCAAGCGTCTGGTGGTAGGCGGCTTCGAGCGCGTGTTCGAGATCAACCGGAATTTCCGTAACGAGGGCGTCTCGGTGCGCCACAATCCGGAATTCACGATGATCGAGTTCTACGCCGCGTACACCGATTACCAGTGGCTGATGGACTTCACCGAACAACTGATCCGTCAGGCCGCCATCGACGCGCTCGGCACGGCGACGATCAGCTATCAGGGCCGCGAGCTGGATCTGGCGAAGCCGTTCCATCGCCTGACGATCACCCAGGCCATCCAGAAGTACGCCCCGCACTACACCGACGCGCAACTGGCCGACGCCGCATTCCTGCGCCCTGAACTGAAGAAGTTCGGCGTCGATGCCTCGCAGCCGCAGTTCCTGAACGCCGGCGTCGGCGCGCTGCAACTGGCGCTCTTCGAAGAGACGGCCGAATCGCAGCTGTGGGAGCCCACCTACATCATCGACTACCCGGTCGAAGTATCGCCGTTGGCGCGCGCGTCGGACACCATGGCGGGCATCACCGAGCGTTTCGAGCTGTTCATCACCGGCCGCGAAATCGCCAACGGTTTCTCGGAGCTGAACGATCCGGAAGACCAGGCCGCGCGTTTCAAGAAGCAGGTGGACCAGAAGGACGCCGGCGACGAAGAAGCCATGTTCTACGACTCCGACTACATCCGCGCGCTGGAGTACGGCATGCCGCCGGCCGGCGGTTGCGGCATCGGTATCGACCGTCTGATCATGCTGCTGACCGACAGCCCGAGCATCCGCGACGTGATCCTGTTCCCGCATCTGCGCCGCGAAGACTGA
- the recJ gene encoding single-stranded-DNA-specific exonuclease RecJ, whose protein sequence is MTRIVTRACSPVDAEVLTRHGLHPVLARLYASRGVCQPDEIETGLARLVPPAGLKGCEEAAALLADAIQGKRRMLVVADYDCDGATACAVAVRGLRMFGGHIEYLVPNRFEYGYGLTPEIVALAARSASGKPDLLITVDNGIASVDGVEAANALGIDVLVTDHHLPGDELPAARAIVNPNQPGCTFPSKCIAGVGVMFYVLLALRAELRKRGAFNDALPEPRLDGLLDLVALGTVADVVKLDGNNRVLVAQGLQRIRKGKMQPGIAALFRAAARDARNASGFDLGFALGPRLNAAGRLSDMSLGIECLTTDDIGRAWELGQQLDAINRERREIEAGMQQQALEDLSTVDPADSATIVLFNPGWHQGVIGIVAGRLKEKFHRPAFTFAPADETGVLVKGSGRSIAGFHLRDALDLISKREPGMIVKFGGHAMAAGMTLAAADVPRFTAAFEAVGREWLSADALARVVETDGDLEEAYFTPQFVEMLDAAVWGQGFPAPVFSGEFEVASQALVKDKHLKLQLLRGRQRFNAIWFNHTDSLPARTTIAYRLASDTWNGVSRVQLIVEHAVS, encoded by the coding sequence ATGACTCGAATCGTTACACGCGCCTGCTCTCCCGTCGACGCCGAAGTATTGACCCGCCACGGCCTGCATCCGGTGCTGGCCCGTCTGTATGCGTCGCGCGGCGTGTGCCAGCCGGATGAAATCGAAACCGGCCTCGCGCGGCTCGTGCCGCCCGCGGGTCTCAAGGGCTGCGAAGAGGCGGCCGCGCTGCTCGCCGATGCAATTCAGGGCAAGCGCCGCATGCTGGTGGTGGCCGACTACGACTGCGACGGCGCCACGGCATGCGCCGTCGCCGTACGCGGCCTGCGGATGTTCGGTGGACACATCGAATATCTGGTGCCGAACCGCTTCGAATACGGCTATGGCCTCACGCCCGAGATCGTCGCGCTGGCCGCGCGTAGCGCCTCAGGCAAGCCGGATCTGCTGATCACGGTGGACAACGGCATCGCCAGCGTCGACGGCGTCGAAGCGGCCAACGCGCTCGGCATCGACGTGCTCGTCACGGACCATCACCTGCCGGGCGACGAACTGCCCGCCGCCCGCGCGATCGTCAATCCGAACCAGCCGGGCTGCACCTTCCCGAGCAAGTGCATCGCCGGAGTCGGCGTGATGTTCTACGTGCTGCTCGCGCTGCGCGCCGAGCTGCGCAAGCGCGGCGCGTTCAACGACGCGCTCCCCGAACCGCGTCTGGACGGCCTGCTCGATCTGGTCGCGCTGGGCACCGTGGCGGACGTCGTCAAGCTCGACGGCAACAATCGCGTGCTGGTCGCCCAGGGTCTGCAACGCATCCGCAAAGGCAAGATGCAGCCGGGCATCGCCGCGCTCTTTCGCGCCGCCGCCCGCGATGCCCGCAACGCCTCCGGCTTCGACCTCGGCTTTGCGCTCGGTCCCCGTCTGAACGCGGCGGGGCGGCTCTCGGACATGTCGCTCGGGATCGAATGCCTGACCACCGACGACATCGGTCGCGCGTGGGAACTCGGGCAGCAGCTCGACGCGATCAACCGCGAGCGGCGCGAGATCGAAGCCGGCATGCAGCAGCAGGCGCTCGAAGATCTGTCGACGGTCGATCCGGCCGACTCCGCGACCATCGTGCTCTTCAACCCGGGTTGGCATCAGGGCGTGATCGGCATTGTCGCGGGACGGCTCAAGGAAAAATTCCACCGGCCCGCGTTCACCTTCGCGCCGGCTGATGAGACCGGCGTGCTCGTCAAAGGCTCGGGCCGCTCGATCGCGGGTTTCCATCTGCGCGATGCGCTCGACCTGATCTCGAAACGCGAACCCGGCATGATCGTCAAGTTCGGCGGCCACGCCATGGCCGCGGGCATGACGCTCGCCGCGGCGGACGTGCCGCGTTTCACGGCGGCCTTCGAAGCGGTCGGCCGCGAGTGGCTTTCCGCTGACGCACTGGCGCGCGTCGTCGAAACCGACGGCGATCTCGAAGAGGCCTATTTCACGCCGCAATTTGTCGAGATGCTCGACGCCGCGGTCTGGGGCCAAGGTTTTCCGGCGCCGGTGTTCTCGGGCGAATTCGAAGTCGCCTCGCAGGCGCTCGTGAAGGACAAGCATCTGAAGCTGCAACTGCTGCGCGGCAGGCAGCGTTTCAACGCCATCTGGTTCAATCACACTGACTCGCTGCCCGCCCGCACCACCATCGCTTACCGGCTCGCAAGCGATACGTGGAACGGCGTCTCGCGCGTGCAGCTGATCGTCGAGCATGCGGTGAGCTAG
- the fdx gene encoding ISC system 2Fe-2S type ferredoxin: MPQIVVLPHVELCPEGAVIDAVPGKSICDNLLEHGIEIEHACEKSCACTTCHVVVREGFNALTPSEEDEDDLLDKAWGLEPESRLSCQAMVPADQDLVVEIPRYSINHAKENH, translated from the coding sequence ATGCCTCAAATCGTTGTGCTGCCCCACGTCGAACTGTGCCCGGAAGGCGCGGTGATCGATGCTGTACCGGGCAAGAGCATCTGCGACAATCTGCTGGAACACGGCATTGAAATCGAGCACGCTTGCGAGAAGTCGTGTGCGTGCACGACCTGTCACGTCGTCGTGCGTGAGGGCTTCAATGCGCTCACGCCGTCGGAAGAGGACGAAGACGATCTGCTCGACAAGGCGTGGGGTCTCGAACCCGAGTCGCGTCTGTCGTGCCAGGCCATGGTGCCGGCCGACCAGGATCTCGTTGTTGAAATCCCGCGTTACTCGATCAACCACGCGAAGGAAAATCACTAA
- the iscA gene encoding iron-sulfur cluster assembly protein IscA translates to MAITLTEKAAQHVQKYLVRRGKGVGLRLGVRTTGCSGLAYKLEYVDELAPEDQVFDCNGVKIIVDPKSLAYIDGTELDFAREGLNEGFKFNNPNVKDECGCGESFRV, encoded by the coding sequence ATGGCAATTACGTTGACCGAAAAGGCAGCACAGCACGTCCAGAAGTATCTGGTCCGACGCGGCAAAGGTGTCGGGCTGCGGCTCGGCGTGCGCACGACCGGATGCTCGGGTTTGGCCTACAAGCTCGAATACGTGGATGAACTCGCGCCGGAAGATCAGGTATTCGACTGCAATGGCGTGAAGATCATTGTCGACCCGAAGAGCCTCGCCTATATCGACGGCACGGAACTCGACTTCGCACGCGAAGGGCTGAACGAAGGCTTCAAGTTCAACAACCCGAACGTGAAGGACGAGTGCGGCTGCGGCGAATCGTTCCGCGTCTGA
- the hscA gene encoding Fe-S protein assembly chaperone HscA — protein sequence MALLQISEPGMAPAPHQRRLAVGIDLGTTNSLVAAVRSGMPEVLPDADGHVLLPSVVRYLEKGGRRIGRTAKAEAASDPRNTIVSVKRFMGRGKAEVEGAENAPYDFVDAPGMVQIRTVDGVKSPVEVSAEILATLRQLAEDSLGDDLVGAVITVPAYFDEAQRQATKDAARLAGLNVLRLLNEPTAAAIAYGLDNGSEGLYAVYDLGGGTFDLSILKLTKGVFEVLAAGGDSALGGDDFDHALYRHVLEQAGIAPQTLAAEDVRMLLDSVRVAKEALSDAPLASLRATLSNGTQLDLTIDEAAFEAVTQALVQRTLGPTRKALRDAKVTTKEIKGVVLVGGATRMPVIRRAVEAFFGQPPLTNLNPDQVVALGAAIQADLLAGNRGADWLLLDVIPLSLGVETMGGLTEKIIPRNSTIPVARAQDFTTFKDGQTAMAIHVVQGERELVSDCRSLARFELRGIPPMAAGAARIRVTYQVDADGLLSVFAREQHSGVEASVVVKPSYGLADDDIAKMLEDSFNTAEVDMRARALREAQVEAQRLIEATDAALAADAELLDEAERAELDALLTALRNVAQSDDVDAIEAATKTVAEGTDEFAARRMNKGIRRALAGRKLDDI from the coding sequence ATGGCTTTACTGCAAATCTCCGAACCCGGCATGGCGCCTGCGCCGCATCAGCGGCGTCTCGCGGTCGGTATCGATCTCGGCACGACCAACTCCCTCGTCGCAGCGGTGCGCAGCGGCATGCCCGAAGTGTTGCCCGACGCGGACGGCCATGTGCTGCTGCCGTCGGTGGTCCGCTATCTGGAGAAGGGCGGCCGCCGCATTGGCCGCACCGCCAAGGCGGAAGCGGCGAGCGATCCGCGTAACACGATCGTCTCGGTCAAGCGTTTCATGGGGCGCGGCAAGGCGGAAGTGGAAGGAGCCGAAAACGCACCCTACGATTTCGTCGACGCACCGGGCATGGTGCAGATCCGTACCGTCGACGGCGTGAAGAGCCCCGTCGAAGTCTCGGCGGAAATTCTGGCGACGCTGCGTCAACTCGCGGAAGACTCGCTCGGCGACGACCTGGTGGGCGCCGTGATCACCGTGCCGGCCTATTTCGACGAAGCGCAGCGCCAGGCCACCAAGGACGCTGCGCGGCTGGCCGGCCTGAACGTCCTGCGCCTGCTCAACGAGCCGACCGCGGCGGCCATCGCCTACGGCCTCGACAACGGTTCCGAAGGCCTCTACGCCGTCTATGACCTCGGCGGCGGCACCTTCGACCTGTCGATCCTCAAGCTCACCAAGGGCGTCTTCGAAGTCCTCGCGGCGGGCGGCGATTCCGCCCTCGGCGGCGACGATTTCGATCACGCGCTGTACCGTCATGTGCTCGAGCAGGCCGGCATCGCGCCGCAGACGCTCGCCGCCGAAGACGTGCGGATGCTGCTGGACAGCGTACGCGTGGCCAAGGAGGCGTTGTCGGACGCGCCCCTGGCAAGCTTGCGGGCGACGCTCTCGAACGGCACCCAGCTCGATCTGACGATCGACGAGGCCGCTTTCGAGGCCGTCACGCAGGCGCTGGTGCAGCGCACGCTTGGGCCGACCAGGAAAGCGCTGCGCGACGCCAAGGTCACGACCAAAGAAATCAAGGGTGTGGTGCTGGTGGGCGGCGCGACCCGCATGCCGGTGATCCGCCGCGCGGTGGAGGCGTTCTTCGGCCAGCCGCCTTTGACCAATCTGAACCCCGACCAGGTGGTCGCGCTCGGCGCGGCGATCCAGGCGGATCTGCTGGCCGGCAACCGCGGCGCCGACTGGCTGCTGCTCGACGTCATCCCGCTGTCGCTTGGCGTTGAGACGATGGGTGGCCTGACCGAGAAGATCATCCCGCGCAATTCGACGATTCCGGTCGCGCGTGCGCAGGATTTCACCACCTTCAAGGACGGCCAGACCGCGATGGCGATTCACGTCGTGCAGGGCGAACGTGAGCTGGTGTCGGACTGCCGCTCGCTCGCGCGTTTCGAGCTGCGCGGCATTCCGCCGATGGCAGCCGGCGCGGCCCGCATTCGTGTGACCTACCAGGTCGATGCGGACGGCCTGCTGTCCGTGTTCGCGCGCGAGCAGCATTCGGGCGTGGAGGCGTCGGTGGTCGTGAAGCCGTCGTACGGTCTCGCCGACGACGACATCGCGAAGATGCTCGAAGACAGCTTCAACACCGCCGAAGTCGACATGCGCGCCCGCGCGTTGCGCGAGGCGCAGGTGGAAGCGCAGCGCCTGATCGAAGCGACGGACGCGGCGCTGGCAGCGGATGCCGAATTGCTCGACGAGGCTGAACGGGCCGAACTCGACGCTCTGCTCACCGCCTTGCGCAACGTGGCGCAAAGCGACGACGTCGACGCGATCGAAGCGGCGACGAAGACGGTGGCCGAAGGCACCGACGAGTTCGCTGCCCGCCGCATGAACAAGGGCATTCGCCGCGCGCTGGCGGGCCGCAAGCTCGACGACATCTGA
- a CDS encoding IscS subfamily cysteine desulfurase produces the protein MNNDIPHLPIYMDYSATTPVDPRVVDKMIPYLREQFGNPASRSHSYGWDAERAVEEARENVAALVNADPREIIWTSGATESDNLAIKGAAHFYKSKGKHIITVKTEHKAVLDTCRELEREGFEVTYLDVKDDGLIDLEVFKAALRPDTILVSVMSVNNEIGVIQDIEAIGEITREKGIIFHVDAAQATGKIAIDLQKLKVDLMSFSAHKTYGPKGIGALYVRRKPRIRIEAQMHGGGHERGMRSGTLATHQIVGMGEAFRIAREEMATENERIRMLRDRLLRGLQDMEETYVNGDMEKRVPHNLNISFNFVEGESLIMAVKDVAVSSGSACTSASLEPSYVLRALGRNDELAHSSIRFTVGRFTTEQDVDYVINLLKTKISKLRDLSPLWEMYKDGIDISTIQWAAH, from the coding sequence ATGAATAACGACATTCCCCACCTGCCCATTTACATGGACTACAGCGCCACGACCCCGGTCGACCCGCGCGTGGTGGACAAGATGATTCCGTACCTGCGCGAGCAGTTCGGCAACCCGGCATCGCGCAGCCACTCGTATGGCTGGGATGCGGAACGTGCGGTCGAAGAAGCGCGCGAAAACGTCGCTGCGCTGGTGAATGCCGATCCGCGTGAAATCATCTGGACCTCGGGCGCCACGGAGTCGGACAACCTGGCCATCAAGGGCGCCGCGCACTTCTACAAGAGCAAGGGCAAGCACATCATCACGGTGAAGACCGAGCACAAGGCCGTGCTCGACACCTGCCGCGAGCTCGAGCGCGAAGGCTTCGAAGTCACGTATCTGGATGTCAAGGACGACGGCCTGATCGATCTCGAGGTGTTCAAGGCCGCGCTGCGTCCGGACACGATTCTGGTTTCGGTGATGTCGGTGAACAACGAGATCGGGGTGATCCAGGACATCGAGGCAATCGGTGAGATCACCCGTGAAAAAGGCATCATTTTCCACGTCGACGCCGCTCAGGCCACCGGCAAGATCGCGATCGACCTGCAAAAGCTGAAGGTCGACCTGATGTCGTTCTCGGCCCACAAGACGTATGGTCCGAAGGGCATCGGCGCGCTGTACGTGCGCCGCAAGCCGCGTATCCGTATCGAAGCGCAGATGCACGGCGGCGGTCACGAGCGCGGCATGCGTTCGGGCACGCTGGCTACGCACCAGATCGTCGGCATGGGCGAAGCGTTTCGTATCGCCCGTGAAGAAATGGCCACGGAAAACGAGCGCATTCGCATGCTGCGCGACCGTCTGCTGCGCGGCCTGCAGGACATGGAAGAAACCTATGTGAACGGCGACATGGAAAAGCGTGTGCCGCACAATCTGAACATCAGCTTCAATTTCGTCGAAGGCGAATCGCTGATCATGGCCGTGAAGGATGTGGCCGTGTCGTCGGGTTCGGCATGCACCTCGGCGTCGCTGGAACCGTCGTACGTGCTGCGCGCGCTTGGCCGCAACGACGAACTGGCGCATAGCTCGATCCGCTTCACGGTGGGTCGCTTTACGACGGAGCAGGACGTCGATTACGTCATCAACCTGCTGAAGACCAAGATTTCGAAGCTGCGCGATCTGTCGCCGCTGTGGGAAATGTATAAGGACGGGATCGATATTTCGACGATCCAGTGGGCTGCGCACTAA
- the iscX gene encoding Fe-S cluster assembly protein IscX, which produces MKWTDTQDIAMALTDKHPEVDPQQIRFTDLHRWVTELEGFDDDPNRSNEKILEAIQAAWIEDADY; this is translated from the coding sequence ATGAAGTGGACCGACACGCAAGACATCGCGATGGCCCTCACCGACAAGCACCCGGAAGTGGACCCGCAGCAGATACGGTTCACCGACCTGCACCGCTGGGTGACGGAGCTAGAAGGCTTCGACGACGATCCGAACCGTTCGAACGAGAAGATCCTCGAAGCGATCCAGGCGGCATGGATCGAGGACGCGGATTATTGA
- a CDS encoding glycine zipper 2TM domain-containing protein, translated as MNNPNTTQTRRIHPLVATAAGAVIIASLAATAAVTGLFPKASSSGAQNDQTQAAQVSAQAASQPVVDSSQPANPATYAQQQQAQPQQPAQTEAQAAPAPAPVPAPNQQQYAAQPQVQPAPQPAPGQYAQQPAPQPAYCASCGTVVAISEVRQEGHGTGIGAVGGAVVGGLVGNQFGGGVGRGAMTVLGAVGGGFAGNSVEKHIRSTTAYSVHVRMESGKNRYFTYHEAPPFQQGERVHLENGTLAAG; from the coding sequence ATGAACAACCCAAACACCACGCAAACACGTCGTATCCATCCGCTTGTCGCGACCGCGGCCGGCGCAGTCATCATCGCCAGCCTCGCTGCCACGGCGGCCGTAACGGGCCTGTTCCCGAAGGCGTCGAGCAGCGGCGCGCAAAACGATCAGACCCAGGCGGCCCAGGTCTCCGCGCAGGCCGCTTCGCAACCAGTGGTCGATTCGTCGCAGCCGGCCAATCCGGCGACCTACGCGCAGCAGCAACAGGCTCAGCCGCAACAGCCGGCACAGACCGAAGCCCAGGCCGCGCCGGCCCCGGCGCCAGTACCTGCGCCGAACCAACAGCAGTACGCTGCGCAACCGCAGGTACAACCAGCGCCGCAACCGGCACCAGGCCAATACGCGCAACAACCGGCACCGCAGCCGGCCTATTGCGCTAGCTGCGGCACGGTCGTCGCGATCTCGGAAGTGCGTCAGGAAGGTCACGGCACCGGTATCGGCGCGGTAGGCGGCGCCGTGGTCGGCGGTCTGGTGGGCAACCAGTTCGGCGGCGGCGTAGGCCGTGGCGCGATGACGGTGCTGGGCGCAGTCGGCGGCGGCTTCGCCGGCAACTCGGTGGAAAAACATATCCGCAGCACGACCGCTTACTCGGTCCACGTACGCATGGAAAGCGGCAAGAACCGCTACTTCACATACCACGAAGCGCCGCCGTTCCAGCAAGGCGAGCGCGTGCATCTCGAGAACGGTACGCTCGCCGCGGGTTAA